From a region of the Kwoniella newhampshirensis strain CBS 13917 chromosome 11, whole genome shotgun sequence genome:
- a CDS encoding 60S ribosomal protein uL4 — protein sequence MAARPTVTVWSATGESSGSLPLPAVFTAPIRLDVVQQVHKSIAKNRRQAYAVAENAGHQTSAESWGTGRAVARIPRVGGGGTQRSGQAAFGNMCRGGRMFAPTKTWRKWHVKVNQNQRRYAVASALAASALPSLVLARGHRIEQIQEVPLVISSSVESTTKTKAAVDLLKAVAAYPDVAKVSNSRKLRAGKGKLRNRRHRQRRGPLVVYAKDEGIVRAFKNVPGVETSPVESLNLLQLAPGGHVGRFVIWTEGAIAALDSVYEKKSGFNLPIAKIASSDVTRLINSDEIQSVVRPAGQNVQKRPFTQKKNPLRNKAILFRLNPYAKTLRRQELLRTERKAKGSVKKSVPGAAGKEFLSILHAA from the exons ATGGCCGCTCGTCCCACCGTCACTGTCTGGTCCGCCACGGGCGAGTCTTCCggctctcttcccctccccgCCGTCTTCACCGCCCCTATCAGGCTCGACGTCGTCCAGCAGGTTCACA AGTCCATCGCCAAGAACAGGCGACAGGCTTACGCCGTTGCTGAGAACGCCGGTCACCAAACCTCTGCCGAGTCTTGGGGTACCGGTCGTGCCGTCGCTCGTATCCCCCGTgttggcggtggtggtacCCAGCGATCCGGTCAGGCCGCTTTCGGTAACATGTGCCGAGGTGGTCGAATGTTCGCTCCCACCAAGACCTGGAGGAAGTGGCACGTCAAGGTCAACCAGAACCAAAGGCGATACGCCGTTGCTTCTGCTCTTGCCGCCTCTGCTCTCCCCTCCCTTGTCCTTGCCCGAGGACATAGGATCGAGCAGATCCAAGAGGTCcccctcgtcatctcttcttccgtcgAGTCCACCACCAAGACCAAGGCTGCCGTCGACCTTCTCAAGGCAGTCGCCGCTTACCCCGATGTCGCCAAGGTTTCCAACAGCCGAAAGCTTAGGGCTGGTAAGGGAAAGTTGAGGAACAGGAGGCACAGGCAGAGGAGGGGTCCCCTCGTTGTCTACGCCAAGGACGAAGGTATCGTCAGGGCTTTCAAGAATGTCCCCGGTGTCGAGACCTCCCCCGTCGAGtccctcaacctcctccagctcgcCCCCGGTGGTCACGTCGGTCGATTCGTTATCTGGACTGAGGGTGCCATTGCTGCTCTTGACTCTGTctacgagaagaagtccgGCTTCAA CCTCCCTATCGCTAAGATCGCCTCTTCCGACGTCACCCGACTCATCAACTCTGACGAGATCCAGTCCGTTGTCCGACCCGCCGGCCAGAACGTCCAGAAGC GACCCTTCAcccagaagaagaacccTCTCCGAAACAAGGCTATCCTCTTCCGACTCAACCCTTACGCCAAGACCCTCCGACGACAGGAACTCCTCCGAACCGAGCGCAAGGCCAAGGGTTCCGTCAAGAAGTCCGTCCCCGGTGCTGCCGGCAAGGAGTTCTTGTCCATCCTCCACGCCGCTTAG